A genomic window from Xenorhabdus cabanillasii includes:
- a CDS encoding HD domain-containing protein — protein MLSFSPFDDLAQQILPVAIEGDDGAHDIAHLYRVWKNAKKICEAECGNLRLVFAAVLLHDCVSVEKNDPNRHLASRMAAVKAALILKDLGWNEEDIAAVCHAIEAHSFSAGLTPTTLEAQIVQDADRLDSIGMMGVARCFYTAGRMRSGLYETYDPLAKQREYDDRAYAVDHFYTKLFKTEAGFQTVAGKQMAHERTKRMEQFLNDFFDEIQAE, from the coding sequence ATGTTATCTTTTTCACCGTTTGACGATTTAGCCCAACAGATTTTACCTGTCGCGATAGAAGGTGATGATGGTGCCCATGATATTGCTCATTTGTATCGGGTTTGGAAAAACGCTAAAAAAATTTGTGAAGCAGAATGCGGCAATTTGCGGTTAGTTTTTGCTGCGGTTTTATTACATGATTGCGTTAGTGTAGAGAAAAACGATCCAAACCGCCATTTAGCCTCTCGCATGGCCGCAGTTAAAGCAGCCTTAATATTAAAAGACCTCGGATGGAACGAAGAAGATATTGCTGCTGTCTGCCATGCCATTGAAGCGCATAGTTTCTCTGCTGGATTAACACCAACGACACTGGAAGCCCAAATTGTACAGGATGCTGATCGGCTGGATTCCATAGGAATGATGGGAGTTGCTCGCTGTTTTTATACGGCAGGGCGTATGCGTTCGGGTTTGTATGAAACTTATGATCCTTTAGCAAAACAGCGTGAATATGATGATCGCGCTTATGCTGTTGATCATTTCTATACCAAATTATTCAAAACAGAAGCAGGTTTTCAGACAGTTGCAGGCAAGCAAATGGCTCATGAAAGAACAAAACGCATGGAACAATTCTTGAACGATTTTTTTGACGAAATTCAGGCTGAATAA
- the tadA gene encoding tRNA adenosine(34) deaminase TadA: MAEIYSDEYWMRRAMDLAMQAQAQGEIPVGALLVADNKIIAEGYNLPITDHDPTAHAEIVALRRGGVQLKNYRLLNTTLYVTLEPCVMCAGAMIHSRIQRLVYGASDMKTGAAGSLIDILRHPGMNHQIEITGGVLGQECSTMLSAFFKQRREQHKELKKLKKQQ, encoded by the coding sequence GTGGCAGAAATATATAGTGATGAATATTGGATGCGTCGGGCCATGGATTTGGCAATGCAGGCACAGGCACAAGGTGAGATCCCTGTAGGTGCACTGTTGGTAGCGGATAATAAAATTATTGCTGAAGGTTATAACCTCCCCATTACAGATCATGATCCGACAGCTCACGCAGAAATTGTTGCATTACGGCGTGGAGGGGTTCAATTAAAAAATTACCGTCTGTTGAACACAACACTCTATGTTACTTTGGAACCGTGTGTTATGTGTGCGGGAGCAATGATCCACAGCCGGATACAGCGGTTAGTTTATGGTGCAAGTGATATGAAAACCGGTGCGGCAGGGTCATTGATTGATATTTTGCGTCATCCCGGTATGAATCACCAGATTGAGATTACTGGCGGAGTATTGGGACAAGAATGCTCCACTATGTTGAGTGCATTTTTCAAGCAACGTAGGGAGCAACATAAAGAATTAAAAAAGTTGAAAAAACAACAGTAG
- the mltF gene encoding membrane-bound lytic murein transglycosylase MltF: MSNIKINYFVIVIIALLSATIIGLNISWPNKQQEQINRILARGELRVSTISSPLISLNDKNEPVGFDYDLTKRFADYLGVKLSIKFRSNISQLFDDLYTDKADFLAAGLIYNRERLDQTRTGPAYYSVSQQLVYRKGTVRPRSFADLKGPLVVTAGSAHVSELKQWKEKSYPDLTWEESSRHNTQQLLEQVSEGKIDYTISDSISLALQQRIHPNLAIAFDVSEDKPLTWYLKRNDDYSLYSAMLDFFNMLTENHITPRLEEKYFSHIGSFDYFDTISFIRAINNLLPIYQPIFAKYAGSLDWQLVAAIAWQESHWDPQATSPTGVRGMMMLTRPTAEWAGVKDRLDPDESVKGGMAYLHYLMSRLPDTIPEDERIWFALAAYNMGYGHILDARKLTTMQKSDPDRWMDVKSRIPLLSKKKYYANTTYGYARGYEAYRYVENIRRYYQSLEGYLRAQNNRNKAEKPNIPTEKTTVSNPDDTNENAL; the protein is encoded by the coding sequence TTGAGCAATATCAAGATAAATTATTTTGTCATCGTCATTATCGCGCTCCTCTCTGCCACAATCATTGGTCTCAACATCAGTTGGCCTAATAAACAGCAGGAGCAGATAAACAGGATCTTGGCACGGGGAGAACTTCGGGTGAGTACCATCAGTTCTCCTCTGATTTCACTTAATGATAAAAATGAACCTGTAGGATTTGACTATGACTTAACCAAACGATTTGCTGACTATCTGGGTGTCAAACTGAGTATTAAGTTTCGTTCTAATATCAGCCAGCTTTTTGATGACTTATACACTGACAAAGCCGATTTTTTAGCTGCCGGTCTTATCTATAACAGAGAAAGACTCGACCAAACACGGACTGGCCCAGCCTATTATTCAGTATCCCAACAATTGGTTTATCGCAAAGGTACGGTGCGCCCACGTTCGTTTGCTGATTTAAAAGGCCCACTGGTTGTCACCGCCGGCTCTGCCCATGTCAGTGAACTAAAACAGTGGAAAGAAAAATCTTATCCTGATTTAACCTGGGAAGAGTCGTCACGTCACAATACCCAGCAATTGCTTGAACAAGTATCCGAAGGAAAAATTGACTATACGATCAGCGATTCAATCAGCCTTGCTCTGCAACAGCGCATCCATCCCAATCTGGCTATCGCTTTTGATGTCAGTGAAGATAAACCATTAACCTGGTATTTGAAGCGTAATGATGACTATAGCCTCTACTCAGCAATGCTGGATTTTTTCAACATGCTGACTGAAAACCATATAACGCCACGGCTGGAAGAAAAATATTTCAGCCATATTGGCTCATTTGATTACTTTGACACTATCTCATTCATTCGTGCAATTAATAACTTATTGCCAATATATCAGCCTATTTTTGCGAAATACGCAGGCTCCCTCGACTGGCAATTAGTTGCCGCTATCGCATGGCAGGAATCACATTGGGATCCACAAGCAACCTCTCCTACAGGCGTTCGTGGCATGATGATGCTGACACGCCCAACAGCAGAATGGGCAGGAGTCAAAGACCGCCTTGATCCGGACGAGAGTGTGAAAGGGGGAATGGCTTATCTGCATTACCTGATGTCTCGTTTGCCGGATACTATTCCCGAAGATGAGAGGATTTGGTTCGCATTAGCCGCTTATAATATGGGGTATGGGCATATTCTTGACGCCCGGAAATTAACGACCATGCAAAAAAGTGACCCTGACCGCTGGATGGACGTTAAATCACGCATTCCTCTATTGAGTAAGAAAAAATACTATGCCAATACCACATATGGTTATGCACGCGGTTATGAAGCCTATCGCTACGTCGAAAATATTCGTCGTTATTACCAAAGCTTAGAAGGCTATCTGAGAGCTCAGAACAACCGCAACAAGGCAGAAAAGCCTAATATACCCACGGAGAAAACCACCGTCAGCAATCCTGATGATACAAATGAGAATGCTTTGTAA
- the fos gene encoding fosfomycin resistance glutathione transferase: MLTGLNHLTLAVSNLERSLDFYINLLGFIPHVRWQNGAYLSLGELWLCLSCDEAKPAQDYTHIAFNIAAEHFFAFREKLLIAGIRQWKDNRSEGESIYFLDPDGHQLEIHVGSLASRLETLRQNPYTGLEWY; this comes from the coding sequence ATGTTAACAGGACTTAATCATCTGACACTGGCGGTATCAAATCTTGAGCGCAGCCTCGATTTCTACATTAATCTACTTGGGTTTATCCCGCATGTCCGCTGGCAAAATGGGGCCTACTTAAGTCTGGGGGAACTGTGGCTTTGTCTTTCCTGTGACGAAGCAAAGCCAGCACAGGATTATACCCATATCGCCTTTAATATTGCGGCTGAGCATTTTTTTGCTTTCAGGGAGAAACTGCTTATTGCCGGAATAAGACAATGGAAAGATAACCGAAGTGAAGGAGAATCGATTTACTTTCTGGATCCTGACGGTCATCAACTTGAAATTCACGTAGGTTCTCTGGCAAGCCGTCTCGAAACCTTGCGACAGAATCCTTACACTGGTTTAGAGTGGTATTGA
- the purL gene encoding phosphoribosylformylglycinamidine synthase: MEILRGSPALSAFRITKLLSQCQVQQLPVAAIYAEYVHFAEINSPLTVEEKEKLNRLLKYGPSLAEHEPKGQLFLVTPRPGTISPWSSKATEIVHNCGLKQIARLERGIAYYIQCDVIQNNIHGKAMDDKQWQALSVLLHDRMMESVFTQFEQAEALFSHQQPAPLKQIDILQSGRTALESANVELGLALAADEIDYLLQAFQKLERNPTDVELYMFAQANSEHCRHKIFNADWVIDGQEQPKSLFKMIKNTFEQTPDHVFSAYKDNAAVMEGSQVGRFFPDPDKGVYDYHQEPAHILMKVETHNHPTAISPWPGAATGSGGEIRDEGATGRGAKPKAGLVGFSVSNLKIPGFEQPWEEEFGKPERIVSALDIMLEGPLGGAAFNNEFGRPALLGYFRTYEEKVESHNGVELRGYHKPIMLAGGIGNIREEHIQKGEIPVGAKLIVLGGPSMNIGLGGGAASSMTSGQSDAELDFASVQRDNAEMERRCQEVIDSCWQLGCKNPISFIHDVGAGGLSNAMPELVSDGGRGGRFELRNILNDEPGMTPLQVWCNESQERYVLAVAPEQLALFEDICRRERAPYAVIGEATEERHLLLNDNHFDNQPIDIPLDVLLGNTPKMLKNVNSLKAQGKGLKRVSIDLAEAVKRVLRLPAVAEKTFLITIGDRSITGMVARDQMVGPWQIPVADCAVTTASLDSYYGEAMSLGERAPVALLDFAASARMAVGEALTNIASAYVQDLKRVKLSANWMSASGHAGEDAGLYAAVKAIGEELCPALGLTIPVGKDSMSMKTCWIQDGEEREMTAPLSLVISAFARVEDVRCTVTPELSADDDNALLLIDLGQGQNALGGTALAQVYRQLGDKTADVRSTEQLASFFKAVQQLIAEQKLLAYHDRSDGGLLVTLAEMAFAGHCSLHADISAFDEDILGALFSEELGAVIQVRETDRQQIEALLADYGLSECLHYLGKAKAGDDFVISSNNMEVYRQKRSTLRLWWAETTWQMQRLRDNPECADQEHQAKQDVSDPGLNVKLTFDPAEDIAACYISKQVRPRVAVLREQGVNSHVEMAAAFHRAGFEAVDVHMSDLLSGRITLEQFQTLVACGGFSYGDVLGAGEGWAKSILFNSRVRDDFANFFARPDTLSLGVCNGCQMISNLHELIPGTEHWPRFVRNRSERYEARFSLVEVVDSPSLFLQGMAGSCLPIAVAHGEGQVEFRNSQSLDELKKHQQVAMRFVDNYGQATENYPANPNGSVEGITSVTSLDGRVTVMMPHPERVFRTVSNSWHPKEWGEDGPWMRIFRNARKQLG; encoded by the coding sequence ATGGAAATTCTGCGTGGCTCGCCCGCTTTATCAGCGTTTCGTATTACTAAGCTCCTTTCCCAATGTCAAGTTCAGCAGCTTCCCGTGGCAGCAATTTATGCAGAATATGTGCACTTTGCAGAAATAAATTCACCTCTTACGGTAGAAGAAAAGGAAAAATTAAACAGGCTACTAAAATATGGCCCTTCTTTAGCTGAACATGAACCTAAAGGTCAACTGTTTTTAGTCACTCCCCGGCCAGGGACAATATCGCCGTGGTCATCAAAAGCGACAGAGATAGTTCACAATTGTGGACTGAAACAGATTGCCCGTTTGGAAAGAGGGATTGCCTACTATATCCAGTGTGATGTTATCCAGAATAATATCCACGGAAAGGCAATGGATGACAAACAGTGGCAGGCGCTGTCTGTATTATTGCACGATCGTATGATGGAAAGTGTGTTTACTCAGTTTGAACAGGCTGAGGCACTGTTTTCTCACCAGCAGCCTGCGCCATTGAAGCAAATTGATATTTTGCAATCAGGGCGGACTGCATTGGAATCTGCCAATGTTGAGTTGGGATTAGCGCTGGCAGCGGATGAAATTGATTATCTGTTACAAGCTTTCCAGAAATTAGAACGTAATCCGACTGATGTTGAACTCTACATGTTCGCGCAGGCGAATTCTGAACATTGTCGCCACAAAATTTTTAATGCGGATTGGGTGATTGATGGGCAGGAACAACCAAAGTCTCTGTTTAAAATGATTAAAAATACCTTTGAACAGACACCGGATCATGTTTTCTCTGCTTATAAAGACAACGCAGCGGTAATGGAAGGTTCTCAGGTAGGGCGATTTTTCCCTGATCCTGACAAGGGAGTATATGACTATCATCAGGAACCTGCCCATATCTTGATGAAAGTCGAAACACATAACCATCCGACAGCAATTTCTCCCTGGCCGGGAGCGGCGACAGGATCTGGCGGGGAAATTCGTGATGAAGGAGCAACAGGACGGGGAGCAAAACCCAAGGCCGGGTTGGTCGGTTTTTCCGTCTCGAATCTGAAAATTCCCGGATTTGAACAACCGTGGGAAGAAGAGTTCGGTAAGCCTGAACGGATTGTCAGCGCACTGGATATCATGTTAGAAGGCCCTTTGGGCGGAGCGGCATTCAATAATGAATTTGGTCGACCGGCATTGTTGGGGTATTTCAGAACATATGAAGAGAAAGTGGAATCCCATAACGGCGTGGAATTACGTGGCTACCATAAACCGATCATGCTGGCCGGGGGAATCGGAAATATTCGTGAAGAGCATATCCAGAAAGGGGAGATCCCTGTCGGAGCCAAATTGATTGTACTGGGTGGCCCAAGTATGAATATTGGTCTGGGTGGTGGCGCCGCTTCTTCAATGACATCGGGCCAATCTGATGCAGAGCTGGATTTTGCCTCTGTACAGCGCGATAACGCAGAAATGGAACGTCGTTGTCAGGAAGTTATCGACAGTTGCTGGCAGCTTGGCTGCAAGAACCCTATCTCGTTTATCCATGATGTTGGTGCGGGGGGCTTATCAAATGCGATGCCTGAATTAGTCAGTGATGGGGGACGAGGAGGCCGTTTTGAGCTGCGCAATATCCTCAATGATGAACCGGGCATGACTCCATTGCAGGTGTGGTGCAATGAATCTCAGGAACGTTACGTATTAGCTGTCGCACCGGAACAGCTTGCCCTGTTCGAGGATATTTGTCGGCGTGAGCGTGCTCCGTATGCAGTGATCGGCGAAGCGACGGAAGAGCGTCACCTGCTATTGAACGACAATCATTTTGATAACCAGCCAATTGATATACCGTTGGATGTTCTGCTCGGTAACACACCAAAGATGCTGAAAAATGTAAATTCACTAAAAGCACAAGGTAAAGGGCTAAAGCGCGTAAGTATTGATTTGGCCGAAGCGGTAAAACGCGTTCTGCGTTTACCCGCAGTGGCAGAAAAAACATTCCTGATTACCATCGGCGATCGTTCGATAACAGGCATGGTAGCAAGAGACCAGATGGTTGGACCATGGCAGATCCCTGTTGCAGATTGCGCAGTCACAACCGCCAGCCTGGATAGTTATTATGGTGAAGCTATGTCGCTGGGAGAACGTGCTCCTGTTGCTCTGTTGGACTTTGCTGCATCAGCACGCATGGCTGTCGGGGAAGCGTTGACTAATATTGCATCGGCTTATGTACAGGATTTGAAGCGGGTGAAACTATCAGCGAACTGGATGTCAGCATCAGGTCATGCCGGAGAAGATGCCGGATTGTATGCGGCGGTGAAGGCGATAGGTGAGGAATTATGTCCCGCGTTGGGCCTGACCATACCTGTTGGTAAAGATTCCATGTCGATGAAAACTTGCTGGATTCAGGATGGTGAAGAACGTGAAATGACAGCTCCGCTTTCATTGGTTATCAGTGCGTTCGCACGGGTGGAGGATGTTCGTTGTACTGTCACACCAGAATTATCTGCCGATGACGATAATGCATTACTGCTGATTGATCTGGGACAAGGACAAAATGCACTGGGAGGAACGGCATTGGCTCAGGTTTATCGCCAGCTTGGTGATAAAACCGCAGATGTTCGCAGTACGGAACAACTCGCCAGCTTCTTTAAGGCGGTCCAACAATTGATTGCAGAACAAAAACTGCTGGCTTATCACGATCGTTCTGATGGTGGTCTGCTGGTGACATTGGCAGAGATGGCATTCGCAGGGCACTGTAGTCTGCATGCTGATATCAGCGCATTTGATGAAGATATCCTGGGGGCACTGTTTAGTGAAGAATTAGGAGCGGTGATTCAGGTTCGTGAAACAGACAGACAGCAGATTGAAGCGCTGTTAGCTGATTATGGACTGAGTGAATGCTTACACTATTTAGGTAAGGCTAAAGCGGGAGATGATTTTGTGATCTCCAGCAACAATATGGAAGTTTATCGTCAAAAACGTAGTACATTGCGTTTATGGTGGGCAGAAACAACCTGGCAGATGCAGCGTCTGCGTGATAATCCTGAATGCGCTGATCAAGAACATCAGGCAAAACAGGATGTGAGTGATCCTGGTCTGAATGTGAAATTAACCTTTGATCCGGCAGAAGACATTGCGGCTTGTTACATATCGAAACAAGTGCGTCCGCGAGTTGCTGTATTGCGTGAACAGGGAGTTAACTCCCATGTCGAAATGGCGGCAGCATTCCATCGTGCAGGCTTTGAAGCCGTGGATGTCCATATGAGTGATTTGTTGAGTGGACGGATCACTCTGGAACAGTTTCAGACATTGGTGGCCTGTGGTGGTTTTTCATATGGGGATGTCCTCGGTGCAGGTGAAGGTTGGGCAAAATCCATTCTGTTTAATTCACGGGTACGTGACGATTTTGCGAACTTCTTTGCAAGACCGGATACATTATCTCTTGGTGTATGTAATGGTTGCCAGATGATTTCTAACCTGCATGAACTGATCCCAGGCACCGAACATTGGCCTCGTTTTGTACGTAACCGTTCAGAACGTTATGAAGCTCGTTTCAGTCTGGTTGAAGTCGTGGACAGCCCTTCATTATTCTTACAGGGCATGGCCGGTTCCTGTTTGCCAATTGCAGTTGCTCATGGTGAAGGTCAGGTAGAGTTCAGAAACAGCCAGAGTTTGGACGAATTGAAAAAACACCAGCAGGTTGCAATGCGATTTGTGGACAACTACGGTCAGGCGACAGAAAATTATCCTGCAAACCCCAATGGTTCCGTTGAGGGGATAACCTCTGTCACCAGTCTTGATGGCCGGGTTACTGTGATGATGCCACATCCTGAAAGGGTATTCCGTACTGTCAGTAACTCCTGGCATCCCAAAGAGTGGGGAGAAGATGGTCCGTGGATGCGTATTTTCCGCAATGCACGTAAGCAGTTAGGTTAA